From Hyla sarda isolate aHylSar1 chromosome 5, aHylSar1.hap1, whole genome shotgun sequence, a single genomic window includes:
- the LOC130274605 gene encoding uncharacterized protein LOC130274605, with amino-acid sequence MTPEIRPPVYHMIPEIRPPIYHMTPDIRPPIYHMTPDIRPPVYHMTPDIRPPIYHMTPEIRPPVYHMTPEIRPPVYHMTPEIRPPVYHMTPEIRPPVYHMTLEIRPPVYHMTLEIRPPVYHMTPEIRPPVYHMTPEIRPLVYNMTPEIRPPVYHMTPEIRHPIYHMTPDIRPPVYHMTPDIRPPIYHMTPDIRPPVYHMTPDIRPPIYHMTPDIRPPVYHMTHEIRPPVYHMTLEIRPPVYHMTPDIRPPVYHMTPDIRPPIYHMTPDIRPPVYHMTPEIRPPVYHMTLEIRPPVYHMTLEIRPPVYHMTPEIRPLVYNMTPEIRPPVYHMTPEIRPPVYHMTPEIRPPVYHMTPEIRPPVYHMTPEIRPPIYHMTPEIRPCVYHMTPEIRPCVYHMTPEIRPPVYHMTLEIRPPVYHMTLEIRPPVYHMTPEIRPCVYHMTPEIRPPVYHMIPEIRPPVYHMIPEIRPPVYHMTLEIRPPVYHMTLEIRPPVYHMTYEIRPPVYHMTPEIRPPVYHMTPEIRPPVYHMTLEIRPPVYHMTPEIRPPVYHMTLEIRPPVYHMTPEIRPLVYNMTPEIRPPVYHMTPEIRPPVYHMTPEIRPPVYHMTPEIRPPIYHMIPEIRP; translated from the coding sequence atgacccctgAGATTAGACCTCCAGTATATCACATGATCCCTGAGATTAGACCTCCAATATATCACATGACCCCTGATATTAGACCTCCAATATATCACATGACCCCTGATATTAGACCtccagtatatcacatgacccctgATATTAGACCTCCAATATATCACATGACCCCTGAAATTAGACCtccagtatatcacatgacccctgAGATTAGACCtccagtatatcacatgacccctgAGATTAGACCtccagtatatcacatgacccctgAGATTAGACCtccagtatatcacatgacccttgAGATTAGACCtccagtatatcacatgacccttgAGATTAGACCtccagtatatcacatgacccctgAGATTAGACCtccagtatatcacatgacccctgAGATTAGACCTCTAGTATATAACATGACCCCTGAGATTAGACCtccagtatatcacatgacccctgAGATTAGACATCCAATATATCACATGACCCCTGATATTAGACCtccagtatatcacatgacccctgATATTAGACCTCCAATATATCACATGACCCCTGATATTAGACCtccagtatatcacatgacccctgATATTAGACCTCCAATATATCACATGACCCCTGATATTAGACCGccagtatatcacatgacccatgaGATTAGACCtccagtatatcacatgacccttgAGATTAGACCtccagtatatcacatgacccctgATATTAGACCtccagtatatcacatgacccctgATATTAGACCTCCAATATATCACATGACCCCTGATATTAGACCGccagtatatcacatgacccctgAGATTAGACCtccagtatatcacatgacccttgAGATTAGACCtccagtatatcacatgacccttgAGATTAGACCtccagtatatcacatgacccctgAGATTAGACCTCTAGTATATAACATGACCCCTGAGATTAGACCtccagtatatcacatgacccctgAGATTAGACCtccagtatatcacatgacccctgAGATTAGACCtccagtatatcacatgacccctgAGATTAGACCtccagtatatcacatgacccctgAGATTAGACCTCCAATATATCACATGACCCCTGAGATTAGACCTtgtgtatatcacatgacccctgAGATTAGACCTtgtgtatatcacatgacccctgAGATTAGACCtccagtatatcacatgacccttgAGATTAGACCtccagtatatcacatgacccttgAGATTAGACCtccagtatatcacatgacccctgAGATTAGACCTtgtgtatatcacatgacccctgAGATTAGACCTCCAGTATATCACATGATCCCTGAGATCAGACCTCCAGTATATCACATGATCCCTGAGATTAGACCtccagtatatcacatgacccttgAGATTAGACCtccagtatatcacatgacccttgAGATTAGACCtccagtatatcacatgacctatgAGATTAGACCtccagtatatcacatgacccctgAGATTAGACCtccagtatatcacatgacccctgAGATTAGACCtccagtatatcacatgacccttgAGATTAGACCTCCAGTATATCACATGACTCCTGAGATTAGACCtccagtatatcacatgacccttgAGATTAGACCtccagtatatcacatgacccctgAGATTAGACCTCTAGTATATAACATGACCCCTGAGATTAGACCtccagtatatcacatgacccctgAGATTAGACCTCCAGTATATCATATGACCCCTGAGATTAGACCTCCAGTATATCATATGACCCCTGAGATTAGACCTCCAATATATCACATGATCCCTGAGATTAGACCTtga
- the LOC130274606 gene encoding uncharacterized protein LOC130274606 gives MTPEIRPPVYHMTPEIRPPVYHMTPDIRPPVYHMIPEIRPPVYHMTLEIRPPVYHMTLEIRPPVYHMTYEIRPPVYHMTPEIRPPVYHMTLEIRPPVYHMTPEIRPPVYHMTPEIRPPVYHMTPEIRPPVYHMTYEIRPPVYHMTPEIRPPIYHMTHEIRPPVYHMTPDIRPPVYHMTHEIRPPVYHMIPDIRPPIYHMTPEIRPPVYHMTPEIRPPVYHMTPEIRPPIYHMTPEIRPPVYHMTPEIRPPVYHMTLEIRPPVYHMTPEIRPPVYHMTPEIRPPVYHMTPEIRPPVYHMTYEIRPPVYHMTPEIRPPIYHMTHEIRPPVYHMTPEIRPPVYHMTHEIRPPVYHMIPDIRPPIYHMTHEIRPPVYHMTPEIRPPIYCNTEM, from the coding sequence atgacccctgAGATTAGACCTCCAGTATATCATATGACCCCTGAGATTAGACCtccagtatatcacatgacccctgATATTAGACCTCCAGTATATCACATGATCCCTGAGATTAGACCtccagtatatcacatgacccttgAGATTAGACCtccagtatatcacatgacccttgAGATTAGACCtccagtatatcacatgacctatgAGATTAGACCTCCAGTATATCACATGACTCCTGAGATTAGACCtccagtatatcacatgacccttgAGATTAGACCtccagtatatcacatgacccctgAGATTAGACCtccagtatatcacatgacccctgAGATTAGACCtccagtatatcacatgacccctgAGATTAGACCtccagtatatcacatgacctatgAGATTAGACCtccagtatatcacatgacccctgAGATTAGACCTCcaatatatcacatgacccatgaGATTAGACCTcctgtatatcacatgacccctgATATTAGACCtccagtatatcacatgacccatgaGATTAGACCTCCAGTATATCACATGATCCCTGATATTAGACCTCCAATATATCACATGACCCCTGAGATTAGACCGccagtatatcacatgacccctgAGATTAGACCtccagtatatcacatgacccctgAGATTAGACCTCCAATATATCACATGACCCCTGAGATTAGACCTCCAGTATATCACATGACTCCTGAGATTAGACCtccagtatatcacatgacccttgAGATTAGACCtccagtatatcacatgacccctgAGATTAGACCtccagtatatcacatgacccctgAGATTAGACCtccagtatatcacatgacccctgAGATTAGACCtccagtatatcacatgacctatgAGATTAGACCtccagtatatcacatgacccctgAGATTAGACCTCcaatatatcacatgacccatgaGATTAGACCTcctgtatatcacatgacccctgAGATTAGACCtccagtatatcacatgacccatgaGATTAGACCTCCAGTATATCACATGATCCCTGATATTAGACCTCcaatatatcacatgacccatgaGATTAGACCtccagtatatcacatgacccctgAGATTAGACCTCCAATATAttgcaatacagaaatgtag